One window from the genome of Methyloradius palustris encodes:
- a CDS encoding VOC family protein, protein MTEVIGIDHIYIAVSDLERSEVFYDLVLLGILDFRKNKFSLGGDPHIQYFNRHFGYVLRPTHSDSTHNSYASGLHHLCFRVNSALDVKTIATQLGTAGVEASQPKLHIEYAPDYWATHFTDPDGIRLEITNYRLERRERHDNW, encoded by the coding sequence ATGACCGAAGTTATTGGAATCGATCACATTTATATTGCAGTTAGCGACCTTGAGCGCTCAGAGGTATTTTACGACCTAGTTTTATTGGGTATTTTAGACTTTCGCAAGAACAAATTTTCATTAGGTGGTGACCCACATATTCAGTACTTTAATCGTCATTTTGGTTATGTTCTTCGCCCTACGCATAGTGATTCCACCCACAACTCTTATGCTTCAGGTCTTCACCATTTGTGCTTCCGAGTTAATTCTGCACTTGACGTTAAAACCATAGCCACCCAGCTAGGAACTGCTGGAGTAGAAGCATCACAGCCAAAATTGCACATTGAGTACGCCCCCGATTACTGGGCAACTCACTTTACTGACCCCGATGGTATTCGCCTTGAAATAACCAATTACAGGCTGGAACGGAGAGAGCGTCATGATAATTGGTAA
- a CDS encoding sensor domain-containing diguanylate cyclase, protein MKSFEQVPRPGLLSYILLPLAFCLSAKVSLALATSQEGVTILWLPNAFTLATLLYYRGQRYWLFMLLVMLSEIAGDFPRFPWHESIILGVANIIEVTIAYLIMRESGVSRKLNDLRDVVQFSVAGPLIGSLFGGLIGAAIIKYFDATTDNYLSIVQVWWFGDALGLMILTPMLLAFLYPKKQIIQPFQRVDLIVFIISAGLAGLIFSASNAKVWGVFITPTLLLPSMLYLAARTNLKWTAIGICIVSFSIALLISHGEKPFGDLPMALTILHEQEFIFTLSIASMGLATLMAHIRDHKHNLEIRVAERTEALKAVNRQLEELSATDSLTGIANRRRFDEQLQSEWSRAIRSSQPLSLAIIDIDWFKNYNDHYGHQEGDECLRRVAGILSSVISRGSDLLARYGGEEFVIIAPNTDATQAYAIGQKICDAFQVAGLLHALSSYGYVTVSIGVASMIPENTLKPSTLVKAADEALYMAKGQGRNQVVAAEY, encoded by the coding sequence ATGAAGTCGTTTGAACAAGTGCCGCGCCCAGGTTTACTGAGCTATATATTATTACCCTTGGCCTTTTGTTTGAGTGCAAAAGTAAGCCTTGCATTGGCAACTTCGCAGGAGGGAGTGACGATTCTGTGGTTGCCAAATGCTTTCACCTTGGCAACTCTGCTTTACTACCGCGGTCAGCGATATTGGCTTTTTATGCTACTAGTCATGTTGTCTGAAATCGCAGGCGACTTCCCCCGGTTCCCTTGGCATGAATCAATAATTTTAGGAGTCGCTAATATTATTGAAGTCACAATTGCTTATTTAATCATGCGGGAAAGTGGTGTCTCAAGGAAATTGAATGATTTACGTGATGTTGTTCAATTCTCTGTTGCTGGCCCATTAATTGGCTCTCTGTTTGGCGGGCTAATTGGTGCTGCGATAATTAAGTATTTTGATGCAACCACAGACAATTATTTATCCATCGTGCAGGTCTGGTGGTTCGGAGATGCGCTAGGATTAATGATCCTAACGCCTATGCTGCTAGCCTTTTTATATCCAAAAAAACAAATAATTCAGCCTTTTCAGCGTGTCGATTTGATAGTCTTTATCATTTCGGCAGGTTTGGCAGGTTTGATTTTCTCGGCGAGCAATGCAAAAGTATGGGGTGTCTTCATCACACCAACGCTTCTATTGCCTTCAATGTTGTACCTAGCTGCTCGCACGAATCTAAAATGGACAGCTATCGGCATATGTATCGTGTCATTCTCCATTGCCTTATTGATCTCACACGGAGAAAAACCCTTTGGGGATTTACCCATGGCCCTTACTATTTTGCATGAGCAAGAGTTCATTTTTACCCTCAGCATCGCCAGTATGGGACTTGCGACCTTGATGGCCCATATTCGAGATCACAAACATAATCTAGAAATTCGGGTAGCAGAGCGGACAGAAGCGCTAAAAGCCGTAAATCGACAGCTTGAAGAGCTGAGTGCCACAGATAGCCTGACTGGCATTGCAAACCGTCGACGCTTTGATGAGCAATTACAAAGTGAATGGTCGCGCGCAATACGCTCTTCTCAACCGCTATCCCTGGCAATCATTGATATAGACTGGTTCAAGAACTATAACGATCATTATGGTCATCAAGAGGGTGATGAGTGCTTGCGCCGTGTCGCTGGCATTCTATCCTCTGTTATATCTCGGGGTAGTGATTTGCTGGCACGCTACGGAGGAGAGGAGTTCGTTATTATTGCGCCGAATACTGATGCAACTCAGGCATATGCGATAGGGCAGAAAATTTGTGATGCATTTCAGGTTGCTGGGTTGCTACATGCGTTATCTAGTTATGGTTATGTGACAGTGAGTATTGGTGTGGCGTCAATGATTCCAGAAAACACACTAAAACCATCCACATTAGTTAAAGCTGCGGATGAGGCTTTATATATGGCAAAAGGACAAGGGAGAAATCAAGTCGTAGCTGCAGAGTATTGA
- a CDS encoding DUF2798 domain-containing protein, producing the protein MTFVVSFISTLRSIGLTNHLFHIWMGAWALSWAIAFPTLLMVLPLVKKTTQALVKPR; encoded by the coding sequence ATGACTTTCGTCGTGTCGTTTATTAGTACTTTACGTAGTATCGGATTAACTAATCATCTTTTCCATATTTGGATGGGTGCATGGGCTTTATCATGGGCAATTGCTTTTCCGACTTTACTAATGGTATTGCCATTAGTAAAAAAGACAACCCAAGCACTCGTAAAACCTCGGTAA
- a CDS encoding methyl-accepting chemotaxis protein: MFGGLNKVFGSAKSTKISNEELANLRGQVSAISKSQGVIEFTMEGNVITANDTFLNILGYSLSEVKGQPHSQFIEPSYRSSNEYQQFWQKLNHGEFDTGVYKRIGKDDREVWIQASYNPIFDLHGKPFKIVKYATDVTAGRIKNSDYESQIAAIGKSQGVIEFTMEGHVIQANDTFLNLLGYSSEETKGEHHSKFVDPIYRSTAEYKQFWEKLNRGEYDAGIYKRIGKGGREVWIQASYNPIFDLNGKPFKVVKYSTDVTAERIKNADYEGQIAAIGKSQGVIEFTMDGNVICANDTFLNVLGYTAEEAQGQHHSKFVEPTYCTSTEYKQFWEKLNRGEYDAGIYKRIGKGGHEVWIQASYNPIFDLNGKPYKVVKYATDVTKERLRNADFEGQIAAISKSQGVIEFSMDGKVLTSNDAFLNILGYSLAEAQGQHHSTFVEPAHRTTTEYKQFWEKLNRGEYDAGVYKRVGKSGCEVWIQASYNPIFDLNGKPFKVVKYATDVTAQINASKALADAVAESQIVVSAAKSNDLTKRIPLNGKTGEIAGLCEGINSLIENMSEVITQIKEASGTITGAASDISTGNNDLSQRTEEQASSLEETAASMEELASTVKRNSDNAKQANRLAAEASDVANKGGKVVSDVVTTMSDISASSRKIEDIISVIDGIAFQTNILALNAAVEAARAGEQGRGFAVVAAEVRNLAQRSAAAAKEIKDLISDSVAKVTSGTQLVEEAGITMGEIVTSVERVTAIMGDIAAASSEQSTGIDQVNTAVTQMDQVTQQNAALVEQAAAAAESLLEQAEVLTAKVNLFRLNNDAPLSTDTRKSSIRVIPAHSVQRSIPKLINGDDDWEQF; this comes from the coding sequence ATGTTCGGCGGGTTAAACAAAGTTTTTGGTTCTGCTAAATCGACAAAAATATCTAATGAGGAATTGGCCAATCTAAGAGGTCAGGTCTCCGCCATCAGTAAGTCTCAAGGCGTCATTGAATTTACCATGGAAGGCAATGTCATTACAGCCAATGACACCTTTCTCAACATCCTGGGATACTCACTCTCCGAAGTCAAAGGCCAGCCTCACAGTCAGTTCATAGAGCCAAGCTACCGTAGCAGCAACGAATATCAGCAATTCTGGCAAAAACTCAATCACGGTGAATTCGATACAGGTGTCTATAAGCGTATTGGTAAAGATGATCGTGAAGTTTGGATACAAGCCAGTTATAACCCGATCTTTGATTTACATGGCAAGCCATTCAAGATTGTGAAATATGCCACTGATGTAACAGCCGGACGCATCAAAAACTCAGATTATGAAAGTCAAATAGCCGCAATCGGTAAATCGCAAGGTGTCATTGAGTTCACTATGGAAGGCCATGTAATACAAGCCAACGATACGTTCCTCAATCTATTGGGCTATAGCTCAGAAGAAACCAAGGGCGAGCACCATAGCAAGTTTGTTGATCCGATATATCGCAGCACCGCTGAGTACAAACAATTCTGGGAGAAACTCAACCGTGGCGAATACGATGCTGGCATCTACAAACGCATAGGCAAAGGTGGACGCGAAGTCTGGATTCAGGCCAGCTACAACCCGATCTTCGATTTGAATGGCAAGCCATTCAAAGTGGTGAAATACTCCACGGATGTAACAGCTGAGCGCATTAAGAATGCAGATTACGAAGGCCAGATTGCTGCTATCGGTAAATCGCAAGGTGTCATCGAATTTACCATGGATGGTAATGTTATCTGTGCCAATGATACCTTCCTGAATGTATTGGGCTATACGGCCGAAGAAGCTCAAGGCCAGCATCACAGCAAGTTTGTAGAGCCGACTTATTGTACTAGTACCGAATACAAACAGTTCTGGGAGAAGCTTAATCGCGGCGAATATGATGCTGGTATCTACAAACGCATAGGCAAAGGTGGCCACGAAGTCTGGATTCAGGCCAGCTACAACCCGATCTTCGATTTGAATGGCAAACCGTATAAGGTAGTTAAGTATGCTACCGATGTTACCAAAGAGCGTCTTAGGAATGCAGATTTCGAAGGCCAGATTGCGGCCATTAGTAAATCCCAAGGCGTGATTGAATTCTCGATGGATGGCAAAGTCCTCACATCGAACGACGCATTCCTAAATATTCTCGGCTATTCCCTAGCCGAAGCTCAAGGCCAGCACCACAGCACATTTGTCGAGCCAGCACATCGCACTACTACTGAATATAAACAATTCTGGGAAAAACTGAATCGTGGTGAATATGATGCTGGGGTCTATAAACGAGTCGGAAAAAGTGGGTGCGAAGTATGGATTCAGGCAAGTTACAACCCTATCTTTGATTTAAATGGCAAACCTTTCAAAGTGGTTAAGTATGCAACCGATGTGACAGCGCAGATCAATGCTTCCAAAGCGCTGGCGGATGCCGTTGCAGAAAGTCAGATTGTCGTTAGTGCTGCTAAAAGTAATGACCTGACTAAGCGTATCCCACTCAATGGTAAGACTGGGGAGATTGCTGGTTTATGTGAAGGCATTAACTCCCTTATTGAAAATATGTCAGAAGTGATTACGCAAATCAAAGAAGCCAGTGGAACAATCACAGGCGCAGCAAGCGACATTTCGACAGGCAACAACGACTTGTCTCAGAGAACCGAAGAACAGGCCTCTTCCCTTGAAGAAACCGCTGCCAGCATGGAAGAACTAGCTTCTACGGTTAAACGTAATTCGGATAATGCAAAACAGGCAAACCGCCTCGCAGCAGAAGCTTCTGATGTTGCCAACAAGGGTGGGAAGGTTGTGAGTGATGTGGTGACTACGATGTCAGATATCAGCGCAAGCTCTCGCAAGATAGAAGACATCATCAGCGTCATTGATGGCATTGCTTTTCAAACCAATATTCTGGCATTGAATGCAGCAGTCGAGGCGGCAAGGGCTGGAGAGCAAGGTCGTGGATTCGCTGTCGTGGCAGCCGAGGTACGAAACCTAGCCCAACGCTCTGCTGCTGCTGCAAAAGAGATCAAGGATCTAATCTCGGACTCTGTAGCGAAAGTCACAAGTGGCACTCAACTAGTCGAAGAAGCCGGTATTACGATGGGGGAAATTGTGACCTCCGTGGAACGCGTAACCGCAATCATGGGTGATATTGCTGCAGCTTCTTCAGAACAAAGCACGGGGATTGATCAAGTAAATACGGCTGTGACGCAAATGGATCAGGTCACTCAACAAAACGCGGCATTGGTCGAACAAGCGGCAGCCGCTGCTGAATCATTGCTTGAGCAAGCTGAAGTATTAACGGCAAAGGTCAATTTGTTCAGACTGAATAACGATGCGCCTCTATCGACTGATACTAGAAAAAGTAGTATCCGCGTGATTCCAGCGCATTCTGTACAACGCTCAATTCCAAAACTTATCAATGGTGATGACGATTGGGAGCAGTTCTAA
- a CDS encoding LysR family transcriptional regulator produces the protein MDLSALEDFQLVATHGGFGKASRASGRSKATLSRRIADMEESLGIRLIERGNQRLELTEAGQLLLGRIEGPMHEVAEAVASARDSLATPRGRLRITAPILFSQMAFGRIAAEFLAIYPEVQIEAVAEDRVVNLIDEHFDVTIRINPSKDSELVGRCFAKDRLMLVSAPSFQMPMGQSEKPVQVSAVVMPSYREGDVWSVNHGQFTIEPKPVLRLSSFLMVRDAIAAGAGAAMLPRSIIGSLLEKGTLVSWGIADQEAELWVLHTSRRLQSPKVSAFVEFMCKQYPDGLFSI, from the coding sequence ATGGATCTAAGCGCATTGGAGGATTTTCAACTAGTTGCCACTCATGGCGGCTTTGGTAAGGCCAGCCGTGCTAGTGGCCGGTCTAAGGCAACACTATCGCGGCGCATTGCAGATATGGAAGAGTCGCTAGGTATTCGACTTATCGAGCGAGGTAACCAGCGTCTGGAGTTAACAGAGGCCGGCCAACTGCTGCTAGGCCGAATTGAAGGCCCAATGCACGAAGTCGCGGAAGCAGTAGCATCGGCACGGGATAGTCTGGCAACACCGCGAGGCCGGCTGCGTATCACAGCGCCGATTTTGTTTTCGCAGATGGCATTCGGGCGAATTGCAGCAGAGTTCTTGGCGATCTATCCAGAAGTGCAAATCGAAGCTGTAGCAGAGGATCGTGTCGTCAATCTTATTGACGAGCATTTCGATGTCACGATCCGTATAAATCCATCTAAAGATAGTGAATTGGTGGGAAGGTGTTTTGCCAAAGACAGACTTATGCTTGTTTCAGCCCCATCATTTCAAATGCCGATGGGGCAATCCGAGAAACCTGTACAGGTTTCGGCAGTGGTGATGCCTAGCTATCGTGAGGGAGATGTGTGGTCAGTCAACCATGGTCAGTTTACCATTGAGCCTAAACCTGTTCTACGTCTTTCTTCGTTCCTCATGGTTCGCGATGCCATCGCTGCTGGTGCAGGAGCGGCAATGTTACCGAGATCTATCATCGGAAGTCTGCTTGAAAAAGGAACCCTAGTGTCGTGGGGTATTGCTGACCAAGAAGCCGAACTTTGGGTTCTGCACACTTCTCGCAGACTACAGAGTCCTAAAGTGAGTGCTTTCGTAGAATTCATGTGCAAGCAGTATCCAGATGGATTGTTTAGCATCTAA
- a CDS encoding NADP-dependent oxidoreductase: MKNIQALLLTEYGGINTLKISSVESPVAGVGQVLVRVHAAGVNGLDWKIRNGYLREVFPLQLPTILGVELAGVVEEVGAGITRLSKGDRVMGPIGGLGAYAELVAVNEANLSPIPDALNFVEAAALPLASVAAWKRLHLAGPIRSGQRILIQGAAGGLGGFAVQFAHQAGAVVYATALESHADYVRSLGADHVIAYDKEQFENLVSDIDLVLDYAGGDVLNHSWTVLSEPGAIVSAASPNIVASTPAGRRGLWYQNAPDTARLQAIAEDVANGRLQSKVTVVERFDDLPAAIERHRTQPQLGKTVVTFSDSII, translated from the coding sequence ATGAAGAACATTCAAGCGTTATTACTTACCGAATATGGAGGCATCAATACCCTCAAGATTTCGTCAGTAGAGTCTCCAGTGGCAGGTGTTGGTCAAGTACTCGTTCGCGTTCACGCTGCTGGCGTCAATGGATTGGACTGGAAAATCAGAAATGGATATCTTCGCGAGGTTTTTCCTCTGCAGCTTCCTACTATCCTGGGCGTTGAACTGGCTGGAGTCGTCGAAGAGGTAGGCGCAGGCATTACCCGTCTTAGCAAAGGCGATCGTGTCATGGGGCCAATCGGCGGATTGGGTGCCTATGCTGAGTTAGTCGCGGTGAACGAGGCCAACCTTAGTCCGATACCTGACGCGTTGAACTTTGTAGAAGCAGCCGCCTTGCCTTTGGCCTCAGTGGCTGCATGGAAAAGGCTGCATCTAGCCGGCCCCATCCGTTCTGGGCAGCGCATTTTGATCCAGGGTGCAGCTGGCGGACTTGGCGGGTTTGCTGTGCAGTTCGCCCATCAGGCAGGTGCCGTGGTCTATGCCACGGCATTGGAGAGCCATGCTGACTATGTCCGCAGCCTTGGTGCCGATCACGTTATCGCCTATGACAAAGAGCAATTCGAAAACTTGGTCAGCGACATTGACCTTGTGCTCGACTATGCCGGTGGTGATGTGCTGAATCACTCTTGGACTGTGCTCTCCGAACCTGGTGCCATCGTCAGTGCCGCATCTCCTAACATTGTGGCGAGTACTCCCGCAGGACGTCGCGGCCTCTGGTACCAGAACGCACCAGATACTGCTCGACTTCAAGCCATCGCCGAAGATGTAGCAAACGGTCGCTTGCAATCGAAAGTCACCGTTGTCGAGCGTTTTGACGATTTACCTGCAGCGATTGAACGCCATCGCACTCAGCCCCAACTCGGCAAAACTGTAGTGACGTTTTCTGACTCGATCATTTAA
- a CDS encoding SDR family oxidoreductase, which produces MTILVTGSTGTVGRQVVEQLLKRGANIRALVRDSSKANFPAAVDVVQGDLLDVDSLRSAFSGVSTLFLLNAVVPDEFTQALIALNVAREAGIERIVYLSVIHSDRYLNVPHFAGKFGVERMIEEMGINATILRPAYFINNDLTIKDVVTGYGIYPMPIGSKGLAMVDVRDIAEVAAIELIRREQATTPLPLNRINIVGPDTLTGTDIAAIWTAALGRPIAYPGEDTAGFEKNLRQFMPSWMAFDMRLMSERFVSEGMVPEAGDVDRLTALLGRPLRSYRDFVSEIATSA; this is translated from the coding sequence ATGACCATACTCGTTACAGGATCTACCGGCACTGTTGGCCGTCAAGTTGTTGAACAGCTCCTTAAGCGCGGCGCTAATATACGTGCGCTCGTTCGCGATTCTTCTAAGGCCAATTTCCCTGCAGCTGTCGATGTCGTACAAGGTGACTTGCTCGACGTCGACTCGTTGCGTAGTGCATTCTCAGGCGTTTCAACACTATTCCTGCTCAATGCCGTGGTGCCCGACGAATTCACCCAAGCACTGATTGCACTCAATGTCGCCCGTGAAGCTGGTATTGAGCGGATCGTGTACCTGTCGGTCATTCATAGCGACCGCTATCTGAATGTACCGCATTTCGCAGGCAAGTTCGGGGTTGAGCGGATGATTGAGGAGATGGGGATTAACGCTACCATCTTGCGTCCCGCTTACTTCATTAATAACGATCTGACGATTAAGGACGTGGTGACTGGATATGGAATATATCCTATGCCTATCGGCAGTAAGGGGCTTGCAATGGTCGATGTACGCGATATTGCCGAAGTCGCTGCTATTGAACTCATTCGTCGTGAACAGGCTACGACCCCACTTCCGCTCAATCGAATCAACATTGTCGGCCCCGACACGCTGACCGGCACTGATATCGCTGCCATCTGGACAGCAGCCCTGGGTCGTCCAATTGCCTATCCTGGTGAAGATACTGCTGGGTTTGAAAAGAATCTTAGACAATTCATGCCCAGCTGGATGGCATTCGACATGCGTCTGATGAGCGAACGTTTTGTATCGGAAGGAATGGTACCTGAAGCCGGCGATGTTGACCGCTTGACCGCACTGCTAGGACGCCCACTTCGCAGCTATCGCGACTTTGTCTCGGAAATCGCGACATCAGCCTAA
- a CDS encoding pirin family protein: protein MNERRIIHRTHGHSHGPITRLVSPGDLGELIKPFIFLDSINVDASQAMAFGWHPHSGIVTVTTIFEGNAGYEDSTGKEGVLGAGAVEWMQAGGGVWHTASPVADISGRIHGYQLWLALPEALENTLPESIYVDPGKIPAVGPVRVIIGEYLDAISPLPQISPMIYLHVRLADGELWTFDPPANHDVLWLAIDQGSMSVSGETLSNEVAVFDSGSAPLTLQAHGEVNFVLGSAVKHPHPLVTGYYSVHTTKEALRIGEEGIQMVGKKLKSQGKI from the coding sequence TTGAACGAACGTAGAATTATCCATCGGACTCATGGCCACAGCCACGGACCAATAACACGGCTAGTTAGTCCTGGAGATTTAGGTGAACTCATCAAGCCTTTTATCTTTTTGGATAGCATTAATGTGGATGCAAGCCAGGCAATGGCATTTGGTTGGCATCCACATTCGGGCATCGTGACCGTGACTACTATTTTTGAAGGGAATGCTGGGTACGAAGACTCGACTGGTAAGGAAGGTGTGTTAGGAGCAGGAGCTGTAGAGTGGATGCAAGCTGGCGGCGGAGTATGGCACACGGCAAGCCCGGTTGCAGATATCTCAGGGCGTATCCACGGATACCAACTTTGGTTAGCACTCCCTGAGGCACTTGAAAACACGCTACCTGAGAGTATTTATGTTGACCCAGGGAAGATACCTGCCGTCGGTCCCGTTAGAGTCATTATTGGTGAATACCTTGATGCTATAAGTCCTTTGCCACAAATATCGCCAATGATTTACTTGCATGTCCGACTTGCTGATGGTGAGCTCTGGACATTCGATCCGCCCGCGAATCATGATGTTCTTTGGTTAGCCATAGACCAAGGCAGTATGAGTGTTTCTGGCGAAACACTATCAAATGAAGTCGCAGTCTTTGATTCAGGATCCGCTCCATTGACCCTGCAAGCGCATGGCGAAGTTAACTTTGTGTTGGGCTCAGCAGTGAAGCATCCGCATCCATTAGTGACTGGCTATTATTCAGTCCATACGACCAAGGAAGCCTTGAGAATAGGTGAAGAAGGTATTCAAATGGTAGGCAAGAAGCTGAAATCGCAAGGTAAGATTTGA
- a CDS encoding helix-turn-helix domain-containing protein yields MKATHTPGYQWLLDELIAKRKALGLTQTDLGATLGRPQSYIAKLESGEKQLDLMEFLSLAEALKLDAVSYVGKLIEKL; encoded by the coding sequence ATGAAAGCAACACATACACCTGGTTATCAGTGGCTATTGGATGAACTAATTGCCAAAAGAAAAGCATTAGGGCTAACCCAAACGGATTTGGGAGCAACTCTAGGCCGACCCCAGTCCTACATTGCGAAACTAGAGAGCGGCGAAAAGCAGTTGGATTTAATGGAGTTCCTTTCACTCGCGGAGGCCTTGAAGCTTGATGCTGTCAGCTATGTTGGTAAACTGATAGAAAAGTTGTAA
- a CDS encoding HU family DNA-binding protein produces MTKAELILQLSNKFPRLTQVDIKLSVEVILNSIGDSLVTGNRTEIRGFGSFSRHTRNPRVGRNPKTGQRVEVSAKAAAHFKCSKELLHTLNQLEEEIIRLAAVTDFKYLGHQLPHNASN; encoded by the coding sequence ATGACAAAAGCAGAACTAATCCTCCAACTCTCCAATAAATTCCCCAGACTCACCCAAGTAGACATCAAGCTTAGCGTCGAGGTCATCCTTAATAGTATTGGGGATAGCCTGGTCACGGGCAACCGTACCGAAATCCGGGGTTTTGGCAGTTTCTCCCGGCACACCAGAAATCCTCGGGTTGGCCGCAATCCAAAAACTGGACAGCGCGTCGAGGTTTCCGCTAAAGCAGCAGCTCACTTCAAATGCTCAAAAGAATTGCTACACACGCTGAATCAACTTGAAGAAGAAATAATCCGCCTCGCTGCCGTGACTGATTTTAAATATCTTGGGCATCAGCTACCACATAACGCATCCAATTAA
- a CDS encoding cytochrome b, whose protein sequence is MAITSTHYTKTAVVLHWLIGAGIIFMLALGWYMCDLPKEAAKTAVFDLFDLGLYHLQLAEAVSPRTFYFNLHKSIGVTVLALIALRILWRITHQPPAMIQTYKPWEKKLANATHHTLYLLMIAMPLSGLIMAAYSKYGVKWFGIKLIAGLDDNAKREIFVEIHEFLALVFAVVIVLHVLGALKHKLIDKDDTLKRMSLLK, encoded by the coding sequence ATGGCTATTACAAGTACGCATTACACCAAAACCGCTGTGGTTCTGCATTGGTTGATTGGCGCTGGTATCATATTTATGTTGGCGCTCGGCTGGTATATGTGTGACTTGCCAAAAGAGGCGGCTAAAACTGCTGTATTCGATTTATTTGATCTCGGCCTCTATCACTTGCAACTTGCAGAAGCTGTCTCGCCGCGTACTTTTTATTTCAATTTGCATAAATCCATCGGTGTGACGGTACTTGCGTTAATCGCCTTGCGCATTTTATGGCGCATTACCCATCAGCCACCAGCGATGATTCAAACCTACAAGCCATGGGAGAAAAAGCTTGCTAATGCCACGCACCATACGCTTTATTTGCTGATGATCGCGATGCCACTCAGCGGCCTCATTATGGCGGCATACAGTAAATACGGTGTTAAATGGTTTGGCATCAAACTCATTGCTGGCCTGGATGATAATGCCAAGCGCGAGATATTCGTAGAGATACATGAGTTCTTGGCGCTGGTGTTTGCAGTGGTCATTGTTTTACATGTGTTGGGCGCGCTGAAGCATAAACTCATTGATAAAGATGACACATTAAAGCGTATGTCTCTATTGAAATAA
- a CDS encoding quinoprotein relay system zinc metallohydrolase 2, with protein MQLINRWLCACFAIAALTAQAEPLSVTKVADGLYVHQGVHEDLSEGYHGDICNISFVIGSKGVAVIDTGGSFKTGQALHDAIRKITPLPILYVINTHVHPDHIFGNAAFVADKPVFVGHAKLADAMTLRADAYMRMNQTWMGDAFAGSEIVKPTLAVQDTLTLDIGDRKLILTAYPKAHTNTDITVLDSKTNTLWTGDLLFIERTPSVDGDIKGWLTVIDQLKQLKVSEVVPGHGTPTKDAQAAFGKEQHYLETLLTDIRASIKKGEVMEKTMDTAAASEKNNWVLFDIVNRRNVNNLYPALEWE; from the coding sequence ATGCAGTTAATCAATCGCTGGCTTTGTGCCTGTTTTGCAATAGCGGCACTAACTGCTCAAGCTGAGCCGCTATCAGTAACGAAAGTGGCTGATGGCCTGTATGTACATCAAGGCGTGCATGAAGATTTGTCAGAAGGCTATCACGGCGATATTTGCAATATCAGCTTTGTAATCGGTAGCAAAGGTGTGGCTGTGATTGACACAGGCGGCAGCTTTAAAACTGGCCAAGCATTGCATGATGCCATCAGAAAAATTACGCCGCTGCCCATCCTCTATGTCATTAATACCCACGTTCACCCTGACCATATTTTTGGCAATGCGGCATTTGTGGCTGATAAACCCGTATTTGTTGGTCATGCAAAACTGGCTGATGCGATGACGCTGCGAGCAGATGCCTATATGCGTATGAACCAAACTTGGATGGGTGACGCATTTGCGGGCAGCGAGATCGTCAAACCCACACTAGCAGTGCAAGACACATTAACCCTGGATATTGGCGATAGAAAACTCATACTCACGGCTTACCCAAAAGCACATACCAACACTGACATCACGGTACTAGACAGCAAGACGAATACCTTATGGACCGGCGATTTATTGTTTATTGAACGCACCCCTTCGGTAGATGGTGATATTAAAGGCTGGCTGACTGTCATAGACCAGCTAAAGCAACTGAAAGTGAGCGAGGTAGTTCCAGGCCATGGCACGCCCACAAAAGACGCGCAAGCAGCCTTTGGTAAAGAGCAGCATTACCTTGAAACTTTACTCACAGATATTCGCGCCAGCATTAAAAAAGGTGAAGTGATGGAGAAAACGATGGATACCGCTGCAGCATCAGAGAAAAACAATTGGGTGCTATTTGATATCGTCAATCGCCGTAACGTAAACAATCTCTACCCCGCGCTGGAGTGGGAGTAA